The following are from one region of the Thermoproteales archaeon genome:
- a CDS encoding 50S ribosomal protein L22 — translation MPSWKYSAMLDPETTAIAAGRDLRISYKAAVEILKEIKGLHVDKAEQLLEDVIEKRRPIPYKRFYGKVGHRKGSGFGAGRYPVKAARHILKVLREAKANAEYKGLDVSKLWVVHAAAHKGTKIRKYKPRAFGRAAPYFQQFVHVEIGVEERLG, via the coding sequence ATGCCTTCCTGGAAATATTCCGCAATGTTAGATCCTGAAACAACGGCTATAGCCGCAGGTAGAGATTTGAGAATTTCGTATAAAGCGGCAGTTGAGATACTTAAAGAAATTAAAGGTCTTCACGTAGATAAGGCAGAGCAATTGCTAGAAGACGTTATAGAGAAGCGAAGACCAATTCCATATAAACGATTTTATGGAAAGGTAGGGCATAGAAAGGGTAGCGGTTTTGGAGCTGGTCGATATCCGGTAAAAGCTGCCAGGCATATTCTTAAGGTGCTTAGGGAAGCTAAGGCAAACGCTGAATATAAGGGATTAGATGTATCTAAGCTTTGGGTTGTGCACGCCGCGGCTCATAAAGGTACGAAGATAAGAAAATACAAGCCTAGAGCATTTGGCAGAGCGGCTCCATATTTCCAGCAGTTTGTTCATGTTGAGATCGGAGTAGAAGAAAGATTGGGTTGA
- the rpl14p gene encoding 50S ribosomal protein L14: protein MAKRGFKVVGVSYRLHITPGVFNESLVKVADNSGAQLARVIGVLHRKTVWRRVPGAGVGDVVVVSIRAGKPELRKQVMHAIVIRQRRPYKRRDGTWISFEDNAVVLITPEGEPKGSEIRGPLAKEAAERWPKLAGMASIIV, encoded by the coding sequence ATGGCGAAAAGAGGATTTAAGGTTGTAGGTGTTTCGTATAGGTTACACATAACTCCCGGGGTTTTCAATGAAAGCTTGGTGAAAGTAGCCGATAACTCTGGCGCTCAATTAGCGCGCGTTATAGGCGTACTACATAGAAAAACTGTTTGGAGACGCGTACCAGGGGCGGGAGTAGGAGATGTAGTAGTGGTTTCTATACGTGCAGGCAAGCCGGAATTGAGAAAGCAAGTAATGCACGCTATAGTAATTAGGCAGAGAAGACCATATAAGAGACGTGATGGTACGTGGATTTCCTTTGAAGATAATGCTGTGGTATTGATAACTCCCGAAGGCGAGCCGAAAGGAAGCGAGATTAGAGGGCCTTTGGCTAAAGAAGCGGCCGAGAGATGGCCGAAGCTTGCGGGCATGGCTTCGATAATAGTGTAG
- a CDS encoding 50S ribosomal protein L2 produces MGKRLLVQRRGRGGSVFRSPGWKKIGGVAYRKYDPKTYSTQVIRGKVVELLHDPGRGAPVARIRFEDGVEMLTIAPEGMAIGQEVFYGENAPPNLGNILPLKRIPEGSHICNVELRPGDGGKFARSSGTYAIVLAHVGDRTLVQLPSKKVKNIDSNARATIGIVAAGGRIEKPLLKAGKAYHMSRSKAYKYPTVRGKAMSPYAHPAGGGSHPKGLRPAPRNAPPGRKVGHIAPKSTGRRKGRKR; encoded by the coding sequence TTGGGTAAAAGATTACTTGTTCAAAGAAGAGGACGTGGAGGGTCCGTATTTAGAAGTCCTGGATGGAAAAAAATTGGAGGAGTCGCATATAGAAAGTATGATCCTAAAACGTACAGTACCCAGGTTATTAGAGGTAAAGTAGTGGAATTGCTCCATGACCCGGGTAGAGGCGCGCCAGTTGCTAGAATAAGATTCGAAGATGGTGTTGAAATGTTGACTATAGCGCCCGAGGGTATGGCTATAGGACAAGAAGTATTTTATGGTGAAAACGCGCCGCCAAATCTTGGAAATATCCTTCCATTAAAAAGGATACCTGAAGGTTCTCACATATGTAATGTAGAGCTAAGACCTGGAGATGGTGGTAAATTCGCCAGGTCCAGCGGAACATATGCTATAGTACTTGCGCACGTAGGAGATAGAACGCTCGTACAATTACCGTCTAAAAAGGTTAAAAATATAGATTCAAATGCACGAGCCACTATTGGAATCGTAGCGGCGGGAGGACGTATAGAAAAGCCATTGCTAAAGGCTGGTAAAGCTTATCACATGTCCAGATCAAAAGCGTACAAGTATCCAACGGTAAGAGGAAAAGCTATGTCGCCTTATGCTCACCCGGCTGGCGGCGGCTCTCATCCGAAGGGTCTGCGTCCGGCTCCGAGAAATGCGCCTCCAGGTAGGAAAGTGGGACACATTGCTCCAAAATCTACTGGAAGAAGAAAAGGAAGGAAAAGATGA
- a CDS encoding 30S ribosomal protein S3, whose translation MSVKKTFINQGLRLMEINEYLSRRLSRAGYIDVQIFRTPVGTRVVIFAERPPMVIGKRGITIKEIAQILEREFELENPQIDVVQIQNPELNAKIMAYRIARALARGVKFRRAAFIALRRIMEAGAQGAEIVISGKLTSERARFEKFRAGVIIKSGRPREEFVDEAVLHVLLKPGVYGVKVRIMPPVRPPDKIEIRMPAEQQPQQVG comes from the coding sequence ATGTCGGTTAAAAAAACGTTCATAAATCAAGGCTTACGCCTGATGGAAATTAACGAGTATCTCTCGAGAAGATTAAGTAGGGCTGGATACATAGACGTCCAGATCTTCCGCACTCCCGTGGGAACTCGCGTAGTTATTTTCGCTGAAAGACCTCCAATGGTAATAGGTAAAAGAGGTATAACAATTAAAGAGATAGCTCAAATTTTAGAGAGAGAGTTTGAACTAGAAAATCCGCAGATAGACGTGGTTCAGATACAGAACCCCGAGTTAAATGCGAAAATAATGGCTTATAGAATTGCCAGGGCTTTGGCCAGAGGCGTGAAATTTAGAAGAGCTGCATTTATAGCTTTAAGAAGAATTATGGAGGCTGGAGCTCAGGGAGCTGAAATAGTTATAAGCGGTAAGTTAACATCGGAACGTGCAAGATTTGAAAAGTTTAGAGCTGGAGTTATTATTAAATCTGGAAGACCGCGCGAAGAATTTGTTGATGAGGCCGTGCTTCATGTGTTGTTAAAGCCTGGCGTTTACGGTGTTAAAGTTAGAATAATGCCTCCTGTAAGACCTCCTGATAAGATCGAGATACGGATGCCTGCTGAGCAACAGCCGCAGCAGGTGGGATAG
- a CDS encoding NERD domain-containing protein — MRMMLENLVRLILRKVSAEKEISIRELADSLGISEGEVMEAAIVYGFNVQENKIKVSDYEVLIFNLLKKGFSIEEILFYLGWKELESICAALLSLNGFKILKNLRFKSGGRRYEIDVVGIKGDKILLIDCKKWRRYPISGVLKAVEKQLERAIAFSKVLEKTQVAKFVNFYNEVLLIPMVVTLTVDFKGSCPIVPVSMLKDFLDHFEDFLDNMEVVKVRISKLA; from the coding sequence TTGAGAATGATGCTTGAAAACTTAGTCAGGTTGATTTTAAGAAAAGTTTCGGCTGAAAAAGAGATTTCGATAAGAGAACTTGCAGATAGCTTGGGGATAAGCGAGGGGGAGGTAATGGAAGCAGCTATCGTTTATGGTTTTAATGTGCAAGAAAATAAGATTAAAGTATCTGATTACGAGGTTTTAATTTTCAATTTGTTAAAAAAGGGATTTAGCATAGAAGAAATCCTCTTTTATCTAGGATGGAAAGAGCTTGAAAGCATATGCGCAGCTTTACTCTCTTTAAACGGCTTCAAAATTTTAAAAAATTTAAGGTTTAAAAGCGGTGGAAGACGATATGAAATTGACGTCGTAGGGATTAAAGGAGATAAAATCTTGTTAATTGATTGCAAGAAATGGCGAAGATATCCAATATCAGGTGTTTTAAAGGCAGTTGAAAAACAGCTAGAACGAGCCATTGCATTTTCCAAAGTTTTAGAGAAGACTCAAGTAGCAAAATTTGTCAATTTTTACAATGAGGTGCTTTTGATACCGATGGTAGTTACGTTAACTGTCGATTTTAAAGGTTCTTGCCCGATAGTACCTGTTTCAATGCTAAAAGACTTTCTAGATCATTTTGAAGATTTTCTAGATAATATGGAGGTAGTAAAAGTTCGCATTTCAAAGCTAGCTTAG
- a CDS encoding UbiA family prenyltransferase: MVSIKPYLKLARIDHGIMVALAIFTGAFVAKRLEVLVEKELMLRLMIGIISGILVEIGTFTFNDYFNIEEDKVNAPDRPLVTGEISLRNAFYFGSLTIISGVLLNILISIPIFLLILFTVFIGMMYNAYLKKRGFIGNILVAYSTALPFFYGALITGKNFEMPTFNVMLFTFIAFFAALGREIVKGIRDIEGDRRVNVQTLAITIGCRKAAFFAACFFTLAVVLSVCAIRFVDNLLAYLLALLPTDAIFLYASYSIIKSPIVSNAEKIRKSTLMGMLLGITSFLLSTTP, from the coding sequence ATGGTGTCCATAAAGCCTTACCTAAAATTGGCTAGAATCGATCACGGCATAATGGTTGCCTTGGCAATTTTTACGGGAGCATTCGTCGCCAAGAGACTTGAAGTTCTAGTAGAAAAAGAGTTGATGCTTCGATTAATGATTGGGATTATTTCTGGAATTTTAGTTGAAATTGGAACTTTTACCTTTAACGATTACTTCAATATTGAAGAAGATAAAGTCAACGCGCCCGACCGCCCATTAGTCACTGGAGAAATATCTTTAAGAAATGCTTTTTATTTCGGCTCATTAACCATTATATCGGGCGTCTTATTAAACATTTTAATTAGCATACCAATTTTCCTATTAATATTATTCACAGTTTTCATCGGCATGATGTATAACGCCTATTTAAAAAAGAGAGGATTCATAGGAAATATTCTCGTAGCTTATTCCACCGCTCTACCATTCTTTTACGGCGCGCTTATAACAGGCAAAAACTTTGAAATGCCTACATTTAATGTTATGCTTTTTACGTTTATCGCGTTTTTTGCAGCACTAGGAAGAGAGATCGTAAAGGGGATACGCGATATAGAGGGAGACCGTAGGGTTAACGTTCAAACGCTCGCGATAACAATCGGATGCAGGAAAGCCGCTTTTTTTGCCGCTTGTTTCTTTACTTTAGCTGTTGTTTTAAGCGTTTGCGCTATCCGTTTCGTCGACAACTTACTAGCCTACCTACTGGCGCTTTTACCCACAGATGCTATATTCCTATACGCATCGTATAGCATAATCAAAAGCCCGATTGTAAGTAATGCCGAAAAAATAAGAAAAAGCACACTCATGGGCATGTTATTGGGAATTACAAGCTTTTTGTTGAGCACCACGCCCTAG
- a CDS encoding ribonuclease P protein component 1, translating into MKITPKNLPRHELIGLKVKIVKSPNSSELGIEGVIIYETMNTLHVETKRGRKIIIKKDRLFQIWLPDGLKVTVEGNVILGRPEDRLKKKLKSW; encoded by the coding sequence ATGAAAATAACTCCTAAAAATTTACCAAGACATGAGCTAATAGGTTTAAAAGTAAAAATAGTTAAAAGTCCTAATTCTTCAGAGCTTGGAATTGAAGGAGTTATTATCTACGAAACAATGAACACTTTGCACGTAGAGACTAAGCGAGGCAGAAAAATCATAATAAAAAAGGATAGGCTCTTTCAGATTTGGCTACCGGATGGTCTAAAAGTTACAGTGGAAGGTAACGTTATACTGGGAAGGCCGGAAGATAGATTAAAGAAAAAGCTAAAAAGCTGGTGA
- the rpmC gene encoding 50S ribosomal protein L29 — translation MAILKVKEIRNMSPEERRKKLEELRAELIVLRTQARVAGGTVANPSRIKEIRRTIARILTIEKEEQMKQKQK, via the coding sequence ATGGCTATATTGAAGGTTAAGGAAATCCGGAATATGAGTCCAGAGGAGCGGAGGAAAAAGCTTGAAGAGTTGAGGGCTGAACTTATAGTTTTGCGTACCCAAGCCCGCGTAGCAGGCGGTACTGTGGCAAACCCTTCGCGTATAAAGGAGATAAGAAGAACTATTGCTAGGATATTAACTATAGAAAAGGAAGAACAAATGAAACAAAAGCAGAAATAA
- a CDS encoding 30S ribosomal protein S19 — MSREFTYRGYTLKELLEMPMDKFIELLPSRQRRSLLRGLTPAQMKLLVKIRKARKIVESGKRQPMIKTHARDMIILPEMVGSTIHVYNGKQFVPVEIKPEMIGHYLGEFSITTARVQHGAPGLKATRSSMFVALK; from the coding sequence GTGTCGAGGGAATTCACGTATAGGGGATACACGTTAAAAGAGCTACTTGAAATGCCAATGGACAAGTTCATAGAGTTACTTCCATCCAGACAGAGAAGAAGCCTCTTAAGAGGTTTAACTCCGGCTCAAATGAAATTACTAGTAAAAATAAGGAAAGCCAGAAAGATTGTTGAAAGCGGTAAAAGACAGCCGATGATAAAGACGCATGCTAGAGATATGATAATATTACCAGAAATGGTCGGATCGACGATCCACGTATATAATGGTAAGCAATTTGTTCCTGTAGAGATAAAACCTGAAATGATAGGCCATTACCTCGGTGAATTTTCGATTACAACTGCCAGAGTTCAACACGGCGCTCCCGGCTTAAAAGCTACCAGATCGAGCATGTTTGTTGCATTGAAATAA
- a CDS encoding 30S ribosomal protein S17: MAAKTRNIGIPWIKPPENTCDDPKCPWHGRLPVRGILIEGRIEKIKMKNTAVITRDYLHFVPKYKRYERRRSKIHAHLPPCIEVKPGDKVIIGETRPLAKSVAFVVLSKVE, translated from the coding sequence ATGGCTGCGAAAACCAGGAATATAGGAATTCCATGGATAAAGCCTCCAGAGAATACCTGCGATGATCCTAAATGTCCATGGCATGGCAGACTGCCAGTTAGGGGTATACTTATTGAGGGTAGAATTGAAAAAATCAAGATGAAAAACACGGCCGTTATCACGAGAGATTATCTACACTTTGTTCCAAAATATAAAAGATATGAAAGACGGAGAAGTAAAATACATGCTCACTTGCCTCCATGCATCGAGGTAAAACCTGGAGACAAAGTGATCATTGGTGAGACAAGGCCTCTCGCTAAATCTGTCGCGTTCGTCGTTCTTTCTAAAGTCGAATGA